In Porites lutea chromosome 1, jaPorLute2.1, whole genome shotgun sequence, a single genomic region encodes these proteins:
- the LOC140941455 gene encoding uncharacterized protein → MGGAQSNLPPRPLGFEYFCIAIRSSNKVRVILRTDYEVSIIRQAIQESWQPGIQNESFRLNDVHEFKLNGCPFLLNISFGDAVMSRRMAGSILNGLYRVGWRLIMSSDLTRTTEFSMTTWAFKKVPVAVVSSYPFMIVGLSSTDSFMILNAPTQLHQTFKDVIGKSWPPGIQNWSLENGGLLIKLRGTPWRPDGEETVSSRVLLQTLVNDLLLKQWNLYGNSNLKSNTNTLFFEHDPNIMLGQYSVNHFIISLNKHDTLRLIGVPDNLSFAIRDTIQTSWLRGIQGESRYFGSWEFKLRGNPWWASGEEAVDSRYLILKMIETLQAYGWSIIASIASSRKLSDKSALLFRQSQPRQMPVFCLSLNDTDKLRLINAPVDITKVCQNVIQRQYVLGVQRVQRYGNSLEFKLIGNPWNCDIDGHDGLHGRSLICHLINALASRSWRPVTSADVSAKYVHPDKGADYPIDVDSIFFAHDPTPVQPAAPLPMPYFQSYSQPYGPPPSYDSVQYDNPPPYDPPPYGGFTVP, encoded by the exons ATGGGAGGTGCACAATCTAATCTGCCTCCTCGTCCTTTAGGTTTTGAATATTTCTGTATTGCTATTCGATCATCAAACAAAGTTCGCGTTATCCTCCGAACGGATTACGAAGTCAGTATTATTCGACAGGCCATACAAGAATCATGGCAGCCCGGTATACAAAACGAATCTTTCCGACTCAATGATGTACACGAATTCAAACTGAACGGATGCCCTTTTTTGCTGAACATTTCCTTCGGCGATGCTGTCATGTCCAGGAGAATGGCGGGGAGTATTTTGAACGGACTGTACCGAGTTGGATGGAGGCTGATTATGTCCAGCGACTTAACTAGAACAACAGAATTCAGCATGACCACTTGGGCATTCAAGAAAGTTCCCGTGGCAGTGGTATCGTCTTACCCATTTATGATAGTGGGATTGAGCAGTACTGACAGTTTTATGATTCTGAATGCACCGACTCAACTGCACCAAACATTCAAGGACGTAATCGGAAAATCTTGGCCCCCGGGGATACAGAATTGGTCCCTTGAGAATGGTGGATTGTTGATCAAATTGAGAGGTACCCCCTGGCGACCAGATGGCGAGGAAACCGTGAGTTCGAGAGTCCTTTTGCAAACTCTTGTGAATGATCTTCTCCTAAAACAATGGAATTTATATGGTAATTCTAATCTCAAAAGCAACACCAACACGCTGTTCTTTGAACATGACCCCAACATCATGCTTGGGCAATATTCTGTCAATCACTTCATCATAAGCCTCAACAAACATGACACCCTAAGGCTGATAGGCGTTCCAGACAACTTGAGCTTTGCCATCCGCGACACTATCCAGACCAGCTGGTTAAGAGGAATCCAAGGTGAATCGCGCTACTTTGGCAGCTGGGAGTTCAAACTAAGAGGGAACCCATGGTGGGCTTCAGGAGAAGAGGCAGTAGACTCCAGGTATCTGATATTAAAGATGATTGAAACCCTACAGGCTTATGGATGGAGCATCATTGCAAGTATTGCCAGCTCAAGGAAACTGTCAGATAAAAGCGCCCTGCTTTTCAGACAGTCACAACCAAGACAGATGCCAGTTTTCTGTCTGAGTTTGAATGACACCGACAAGTTGCGGCTGATAAATGCACCAGTGGATATCACCAAG GTATGCCAAAATGTAATTCAAAGGCAGTATGTTCTTGGAGTTCAGAGAGTACAGCGTTATGGCAACAGCCTTGAGTTCAAACTTATTGGTAACCCATGGAACTGCGACATAGACGGTCATGATGGACTTCATGGCAGAAGTCTGATATGCCATTTAATTAATGCTCTAGCAAGCCGCAGTTGGAGGCCAGTCACTTCAGCAGACGTGTCGGCCAAATATGTCCATCCGGATAAGGGTGCTGATTATCCCATTGATGTTGACAGTATATTCTTTGCACATGACCCTACACCAGTTCAGCCAGCGGCACCACTTCCAATGCCTTATTTTCAGTCATATTCCCAGCCTTATGGTCCCCCACCATCTTATGACTCTGTGCAGTATGATAACCCTCCTCCGTATGATCCACCGCCCTATGGAGGATTTACTGTGCCGTAG
- the LOC140930087 gene encoding uncharacterized protein, whose product MYASKLFEVVKNHLPNIHAYADDTQIYLSFKPESTAGEQDAITALQDCITDIRSWMIADRLKLNDDKTEFMIIGTRAQLDKVNVSEIVVGQAKVPAVTIVRNLGTWVDTNLTMSAHINERYQAAIYHLYNIKRISRYLSYDDRKSI is encoded by the coding sequence ATGTATGCAAGTAAACTCTTTGAGGTTGTTAAGAACCATCTCCCAAATATTCATGCTTACGCTGATGACACCCAGATATATTTATCTTTCAAGCCGGAGTCTACTGCAGGGGAACAAGATGCTATCACTGCTCTTCAAGATTGCATTACAGATATTAGAAGTTGGATGATCGCAGATAGGTTAAAACTGAACGATGACAAGACGGAATTTATGATTATTGGCACACGCGCTCAATTAGATAAAGTTAATGTATCTGAAATTGTGGTTGGCCAAGCAAAAGTGCCAGCTGTAACGATTGTTAGGAACCTCGGGACGTGGGTTGATACGAACCTCACCATGTCTGCACACATAAATGAAAGGTACCAAGCTGCTATTTATCATCTGTATAACATTAAACGCATTAGCAGGTATTTGAGTTATGATGACAGAAAGTCTATATAG
- the LOC140933484 gene encoding uncharacterized protein, with the protein MGGAQSNLPPRPLGFEYLCIAIRSSDKVRVILGTDYEVNIIRQAIQESWPPGIQNESFQLNGVHEFKLNGRPFLLNISFGDAVMSRRMAGNILHGLYRVGWRLIMSSDLTRTTELTTWVFKKVPVAVVSSYPFMVVGLSSTDSFMILNAPTQLHQTFKDVIGKSWPPGIQNWSLENGGLLIKLRGTPWRPDGEETVNSRVLLQTLVSDLLPKQWNLYGNSNLKSNTNTLFFEHDHNIMLGQYSVNHFIISLNKHDTLRLIGVPDNLNFAIRDTIQTSWLRGIQGESRYFGSWEFKLRGNPWWASGEEAVDSSYLILKMIETLQAYGWSIIASIASSRKLSDKSALLFRQSQPRQMPVFCLSLNETDKLRLINAPEDITKVCQNVIQSQYVLGVQRIQRYGNSLEFKLLGNPWNCGIDGHDGLHGRSLICHLINALASRSWRPVTSADVSAKYVHQDKGADYPIDVDSIFFAHDPTPVQPSAPPPVPYLQSYSQPYGPPPSYGSVQYDNPPPYDPPAYGGFAMQ; encoded by the exons ATGGGAGGTGCACAATCTAATCTGCCTCCTCGTCCTTTAGGTTTTGAATATCTCTGTATTGCTATTCGATCGTCAGACAAAGTTCGCGTTATCCTCGGAACGGATTACGAAGTCAATATTATTCGACAGGCCATACAAGAATCATGGCCGCCCGGTATACAAAACGAATCTTTCCAACTCAATGGTGTACACGAATTCAAACTGAACGGACGCCCTTTTTTGCTGAACATTTCCTTCGGCGATGCTGTCATGTCCAGGAGAATGGCGGGGAATATTTTGCACGGACTGTACCGGGTTGGGTGGAGGCTGATTATGTCTAGCGACTTAACTAGGACAACAGAATTGACCACTTGGGTGTTCAAGAAAGTTCCCGTGGCAGTGGTATCTTCTTACCCGTTTATGGTAGTGGGATTGAGCAGTACTGACAGTTTTATGATTCTGAATGCACCGACTCAACTGCACCAAACATTCAAGGACGTAATCGGGAAATCTTGGCCCCCGGGGATACAGAATTGGTCTCTTGAGAATGGTGGATTGTTGATCAAATTGAGAGGTACCCCCTGGCGACCAGATGGTGAGGAAACCGTGAATTCGAGAGTCCTTTTGCAAACCCTTGTGAGTGATCTTCTCCCAAAACAATGGAATTTATATGGTAATTCTAATCTCAAAAGCAACACCAACACGCTGTTCTTTGAACATGACCACAACATCATGCTTGGGCAATATTCTGTCAATCACTTCATCATAAGCCTCAACAAACATGACACCCTAAGGCTGATAGGCGTTCCAGACAACTTGAACTTTGCCATCCGTGACACTATCCAGACCAGCTGGTTAAGAGGAATCCAAGGTGAATCGCGCTACTTTGGCAGCTGGGAGTTCAAACTAAGAGGGAACCCATGGTGGGCTTCAGGAGAAGAGGCAGTAGACTCCAGTTATCTGATATTAAAGATGATTGAAACCCTACAGGCTTATGGATGGAGCATCATTGCAAGTATTGCCAGCTCAAGGAAACTGTCAGATAAAAGCGCCCTACTTTTCAGGCAGTCACAACCAAGACAGATGCCCGTTTTCTGTCTGAGTTTGAATGAGACCGACAAGCTGCGGCTGATTAATGCACCAGAGGATATCaccaag GTATGCCAAAATGTGATTCAAAGCCAGTATGTTCTTGGAGTTCAGAGAATACAGCGTTATGGCAACAGCCTTGAGTTCAAACTTCTTGGTAACCCATGGAACTGTGGCATAGACGGTCATGATGGACTTCATGGCAGAAGTCTGATATGCCATTTAATTAATGCTCTAGCAAGCCGCAGTTGGAGGCCGGTCACTTCAGCAGACGTGTCGGCGAAATATGTCCATCAGGATAAGGGTGCTGATTATCCCATTGATGTTGACAGTATATTCTTTGCACATGACCCCACACCGGTTCAGCCATCAGCACCACCTCCAGTGCCTTATCTTCAGTCATATTCCCAGCCTTATGGTCCCCCACCATCTTATGGCTCTGTGCAGTATGATAACCCTCCTCCGTATGATCCACCAGCCTATGGAGGATTTGCTATGCAGTAG